ggccttgaacactgccaaggattaAGCATTAACAAGGAttaacttccttgggcaaacctgttccagtgcctcacccacCCCCcgagtaaagaacttcttctttatacctgaacttcccctgcgttaccccttgtcctatcactacagtccttaaagaagagtccctcaccagcatcgttgtaggcccccttcagatactggaaggctgctataagatctccatgcagccttctcttctccaggctgaacagcaccaacgttctcagcctgtcttaatATAGGAGGTGCTCGAGCCCCCTTaccatcctcatggccctcctctgaacttgccCCAGCAGCTcaatgtccttcttatgttgatgACACCAAAACTGTAGTCTGAGGTTTCATGAGAGCAAAGTGCAGGATCACcccctttgacctgctggtatGCTTCTTTTGACGCAGCTTACATAcagttagctttctgggctgtgagatCACACtcaagccagctcatgttaaattttttatcaaccaacacccccaagctcttgtcctcagggctgctctgaatctctgctcTGACCAACCTACAGCTGTGCCTGCGACTGCCCCGACCTGGGTGTAGGACGTTACACTTAGCTTGGTTGAACGTCACAAGGCTGCCATCGGCTCACCTCTTAAGCATATCAACGTCCCCCTGGAaggcatccctttcctccagcctATCAACATAACTACATAACTTactgtcatcagcaaacttgctgagggcgcactcaatcccaccgtCCACGTAGCCGACAAATACAttgaacaagatcggtcccaacatcatcccctgagagacaccacttagtcttcagctggacactgagctaTTGACAGCAACTCTGTGTGTGGctatccagccaattctttatccactgagtggtccatccaccaaattgatgtctctccaatttagagacaaggatgttgtgcaggacagtgtcaaacactttgcatgAGTCCAGGGAGATGGTACCAACTGCTTTGCCccatccatcagttctgtagctccatcacagaaggccaccaaactggtcagacAGggtttcccctcagtgaagccatgctggctgtcaccaaccacctcattgtttttcatgtgcctttgcatgccttccaggagaatctgctccaagattttgccaggcacagaggtgagactgactggtctgtagttccctgggtcatccattttctccttcttgaaagctggggttatatttccctttttccagttatcAGGAACTTGACCTGactatgattttttaaatacaatggacagtggcttagcaacttcatttgccagctccttcaggacccatggatggatttcatcagctcccacggacttgtgcacattcaggttcttaagatgatcttgaacctgatcttctcctacagtgggcccaaggtcttcattctcacagtccctgcagctcccttccaagacttgggtggtgtggtcagagcatttgccagtgaagactgaagcaaagaagtcattaagaacctcagccttctccaaatccagggtagccagttctcccgttAGCTTCCAGAGAGAGCCCACattatccctagtctgtcttttattcactacataCCTAGAGAACCCCTTCTGCTacctttcacatcccttgccagatttaattctaactggtccttagctttcctgacctggtccctagcttcccggacaacatcccctaattcttcccaggccacctatCATCGCTTCTACCTTCTATAAgctcctttttcccctctaagttCCCTCAGAAGCTCCTTAACCAcccatggaggtctcctggccctcctgccgcactttcTTCTAGTTGGGACGCAACACTCTTGAGCTTGGAACAGCTTGAACATCATCCAGCAATCTTGGGCCCCCTGACCTCTAGGGCTGTATCCCATTgcaccttactaagcaggttcctgaagaggccaaagtctgctctcttgaagtccagggcaatgAGCTTGCTGTGTGCCCTTCTCACTATCCTGAGGATCGCAAACTTGATCATCTCATGAtagctgcaaccaaggctgccctggagcatcacattcccaaccagcccttccctgttggtgagcacaaggtcaagcatggcacctctccttgtcggctcctctattacttgcagaaggaaattgtcttccacacaatcgggGAacttcctggattgcttgtgcagGTCCATACTATCTCTCCAACTggtatcagggtggttgaagtcccccatgagaacatgggcctgcgagtgtgaggGTGCTCTTAATCTGTCTATAAAGCGCTTCATCCAGAGAGTCCTCCTGATCAGGTGGTCTGGAATAGATTCCCACAGAGATGTcccccatcgctgttctccctttgaccctgaGCCACAAGCTCTCTTTTGACTGTTCACCTGTGTATTTCAAAGTACAGTCACCCACGACTATGACCTGCCATGTTTTTCTGGAGGTACCAGTAGTGATCCTCTTTACTGGTGCATCAGCAGGATGTTCATGTGGGTGAGGTCTCTGTTACCTCATCAGCCCGCTGCAGAACTGCAGagcggttctgggtggggacatcagatttTGCAgaaagccccttgcttttaattgtcctcttcttcccttttttgttggttttttggtttaggttggttttgtttgtttttgttactAGCTCCCTGGGTTACTGccctcctcctttcctgtaTGCGCTATGATGGACGCCTCTGGCCCCTGCACAGTTCGGGCCCGGAGcaagcagcccagctccctcccagcttccccgACACCTTCCAGCCACTGACAGCGCCCCgcggctcagcccctgctgcaggagggcctcccgCAGGGCACCGAGCGCAGCGCTGCCCGTGGCGCGCCCTCCCCTCACGACCCCGGTGCAGGCGCTCTCTGCCCCCGAGCtccgcgctgcagcctcccctcccatcGGCTCTGCCTGGGGCCGACGCTGACTCCGCCAGGGCAGCCGGGGCAGAGCTCCCTGAGGCGAGCGCTGGCTCCCCGCGGAGGGCGCTCCCCGCGGAGGGCGGGGCCgtccctcctggctccgccccctgtgagccCCTGCTCGCCTCGGCGGGGCTgcggctcctgggcagggcctgGGGAGGGCTCGGGGCTCCCTCGGGGGCTCTCGGCTCCGAGCCGGggctgcggggcgggggggtTCCCCCTCGCTCCGGGGTTGAGGGCTCCTCTCTGGATATACCTCGCCGAATCATACGTGCATGCCTACGTGCATGCCTACGTGCAtacacgtgcacacacatgcacacacatacgtaCACACAGCACCACGCAGAGACTTTGGCTGGGGCCCTCTGCCCTTGCACCTATCAGTTTCTCCAGGGTGCTTGAATTTCCCCATGTGCAATGGGAAGCTGAGCAGACTCCAGCTCCAGGACACTGCTGAAGTGAGCTGGGGGGCCAGCCTCGGGGGATGTGCTGAGGGACAAACTCCCTGGGACATTTCATCAACCCCTGAGTCTTTTTCAGTTGCAAAAGACTCAGAAGGATACAGGGGAGCCCAGACCAGGCACAACAGCTTCAGGATTACTCTGCTCATGTTTTCATGGCTCTTTTGCTCTGTAAatcaagcagagaaaaaaaaataaacaggataTATATTCCTTCTAACATCATATAGGCTTGAATAGAGAGAAGAGCATAGTGATCCACAGCCCCTGGAGCCTAGCCCCCCACCTCCAAATGTGGCAGTAATCACTGTTGGCGATTGGGCATGTGCTCTACAAAATGGCTGCTGGTCTGAGGGGCAAGGGCAGCAGCAACATTACAGTCATGCAGTGTGTGTGAGGCACCACAGGTTATGGGATGACCCACCAAGCCATCCAGCCCCACCGAGCTGGGGAtccccttcctctctgctcatCTCACCTGCCCTCCTCAGAGCTGAAAGCCACAAGAGCACCTCTGCCTGCACGCCAGCCAAGAGCTGCGTCCCCTCTGCGGTGTTTGCTGGGCAGATACACATTGGTAGCCCAGCAGGAGCTCTTATGGTCAGGGTTCTTGTGGGTATCGTGCATTGCTCCACTTACTTGCAGCACTGCTCTTCTGGCTTTCCATATGCACACAAACTCTTTTCAGAGGTGTTAACAACACACCTCTCTTGACGCCTAACATGGTGCTCCCCCTATTTCATAAAGCTGCAGTCACACAGAGGTGTCTGTACTCCTCTCCCTTCAGTTTTTCCTATATAGCAGCACTGTGGACAGATAATGGCTCAGGTAATTTTGTCTTATAGAGCAAAGAATTACAACAAACCATAACATCCTTGAATCAAAATGACAGACCATGAAGTAATGTTTTTTCACTTTacgctgcctgccctgcctgacCCAACcgtcagctgagctgcctgccACAGTGATTATTTCACCCGCCACAGTGAATATTGGACACAGCGAAGTCGTCAGTGGTAAAATCCAGCCCACCTCAGAGATGAGCAGGATTTAGCTGGGGCTTAGCCTTCATGGTAGCTCCAGCCACCTGCTGCTTCACCCAGGAGCTCACTACCTCAAACCATGCTGCATGCTTTTCCTGTTGGAGGGGAAGAACAACAAAGCGGGTTAGTTCCCTCACAGATCATGCACAGGGCAGATTTACAACCCTGCCTTCAAAACACAGCCTAGACAGGTGAAAGCAATAGCAAGGTGAAAAGCCAGCCATTTTCAGCCCCTCTGTTTAGGACCTACTGTTTGAAACTACTGACCTCCACACCTGCCCTTAGCAGGTGTGCCAGCACCATAGTTACTTGGCCTTTGAGTCCAGCACACATCGCTTTGCTTGCAGCACATGTGCAGCAGCTCACTGAGCTGGCAGGTGGTCCTTCTTAGGGAAGGATGGGTGTTAGGGGGCTCCCTGAGCCACCTCCCAGACCTGCTATCTCTTTGACCTGGTACCTCATCATCAGAGAGGTGTTCGGTAAACCTCCTGGGAGTGGAGAAAAGCTCCACAGCTTCACAGGGCACCCTTAGTCTCTTTCTTTTGGAGGTGAACAACCCTGTTTGAGCTGCAGGTGTTTTGACACCTACCCACATCCAAATGTTTCCTCCTGGAGCCCACCCTAAATGTGGTCATTTGTGAAGCTGCAACCATGTGCAGCACATGGGGCAGGAGGTAGCTGTGCTCCTAATCTGAGCCATCCCTGCTTGGCCTGGCTGAAGAGAAAGCAGAGTGAGGAGAAGTTGTCTTCCAAGAGGTCATCTTTACATCAGAGTGAATTGTGGGTGTGCCCGCACTAGgcacacatacatatgcatagGTGGGAGTTAAAAATGTATCGTGTACTgtgcagcagggaaaagaaaatttgagtGCAGGTAGGCTTTTCAGGAACTACTCACTATCAGATacaaaaatgtggggttttaatCCAAGTAAATAAGAAGCGGTCCGTATCAATCACAAACAAGATTTCAGGCTTTCAGGTCTTATTCTCTGGCATGATGAGACGCTGCAAAGGACTTAAGATATTCTCAGATAAATCAGTATCTCCAGTGTTTCAAGTATGTGTTCTTCAcatattcaaatattttttccactgacatttttttttcctgacagtttTACGACTCTTGCTCCTCTTATGCTGTAGGGATGTTTCCATCAGTCTGCTGGAATGGGAGGCCTCACTCTACTGAAACACTCCAGGAGGTGCTGAAGTTTACCCTATTGCCTAACTCTGGCAAAATCCAGAGACCACTCTCTCAAATTCTGGTGGATCAGGGCTTCATTAAATTGCAGGAGGTTGTACCAATAGGTGATATAAATGTGACGGCACCCAACCCTGCTCCTCTGTTCTCACACCGCCTTTCATACTCCTGAAATGGTTCCTCAGTAAACGAGCAGGTGTGATTACCACGTGCAGGACATGCCCACATCCGTGTTAATAGGATGAGCTCTGACCTTGGAAAAAATCCTAATTACAACTTTCATGCATTCTTTGCCACCATGATTTCTGTTTCTACTATATACTCTTAAGGGTTTCAGCTTTTGCATTGCAGACTCCTGGAGGCAGCAAGACTTTCTAACGTTGGCTGGAAATATCTGCTTACACGCTGCGCTGCAAGAGACTTTCACTACCATTTATCTCTTATTTAACATAGTTCTGTTCTGCTCATTTTTTCTCACTTCTCCTCCTAAGGGAAAGTGACAGTCAGCCACAACGTGCCTGCAAGTGCTGTGAGACAGAAATCCATAAGCAtcccttcccccagctcctTCCATGGTTTTAGACCAttagtgaaaaaatatttccttgatAAGCCTACGTGAGAGGAGAGGAGTGTAGGAAGACTTGTAAATAGAACTGAGGAGAATTATTTTtgacaaatgttttattttcttcggggggggggggggaataatgGTTCTTCAGTTGTTGCAAAACAACGGTCCAGTTGGACTTGAGTTTCTCAAGTAGCTTTGACCAGCTGTTGGCATTCAGGGCTTGTTTCGTGCAACCGATGGCCGAGGAGGGAGCGATTGGGACCTCACCAGGACCAGCAtggaggcagaggaagggaCATGGGAGGTCCAGTGCTCCCTTTCCACCTCCAACAGGGAAAGCAGCGCACTCCtcctttccttgtttcttcatctctttGCCATGGCTGGATAAGTAAGTGTTTTACGCCAAATGAACAGCTCGCACAGGAAGGGCTGAGAGAGACCTACCTCAGAGTTACCAAATGACTTGGGGAGATCCTGAGTCAAATCTTTGCTCTCAGCATGAAGAATGGCAGGGAGCATTGTGAGCTCCAGTGCCCTTTCCTCTGAAGCACATCTCCCAGCCAtcaaattataaagaaaaacagaatgagTAAATTTGGCTGCTGGGatcatttggaagaaaaaggctCAGCAAAAACCTGAttcccttccccagcagagGCATGGCAGGGCAGCATTTCTGTGCCACTCCTTATGTCTGCTCTCCTTGGCTATGAAGGAAGACtgacctcaaaaaaaaaattgtgttttgaCTATGAAGGTATAAATCTCTATTTTCATTTGCTCCAGCCTTAGATTGCTTGTGCAATTTACAAGCCGAACCTCCAAATCTGAAAGGTAAAATAGAGTGACGGTTGACTCCATTCACCCAACAATTCTTTATTTGttgctgtcatttaaaaaatatacgCACAGGCTATTCACATCTGATTTTAATAGTTAATGTACAAGTTTGTCAGAGAGAGAATATGTCCTGTGCTTGTACCCACATACAGTGTTTCTTTACTCTTTTAAAGCATGTTTACTGACTTTAGCAAATAGTATTTCCAAGAAAACTGCGCACAGGTTAAGCAAATAGTGAAGAGATCTGAAGACATTATTTAACAAGGGAAGTGACTCACCAGCTTAATCACAGAGACACCTCCACCAGCAAGCCAGGATGCCAGGGCTGGGAAGAAGTGCAGCGGGGAGAGTACCTACAACATGGACCGGGGGCTGTGATACTGTGGTATctcaagctgaaaaataaacatctttGTCATGTTTTTGCCTCTCACCAGGGCCTGTCTAGCCCAATGCTGCGCTGCCCATCCCAGCGTCTCCTGGACAGGATAGTGCGGCGCTATGCTGAGGTACCAGACGCTGGCAGCATTTACATGGACCACCTCACTGACCGGGACAAGCTGCGCTTGTTGTACACACTGTCAGTGAATTCACATCCCATCTTGTTACAGGTACATGCCACCTTGACTGTCTTGAAACACCACCCTGCAACCCCTTGCAAGCGAACTATCGCATGAGATGTGCTCCAGGCCCCAGCTGCAGAAAAGTGCCGGCTCTGGCCTTTTCAAGCTTTCTAGCCTTCATAAAGCATGTTCCTTCTACAGGGTTGGATGGCTGAAGCCAGGCAGACTCCTGTGGTGCACCTTGCATCACCCAGTGAAGTAGTGGAGAAATATGAATGTCCAGCCCCTTAAATAAATCAGAGCCTAGAGGGGTTGTAGTGCTAGCGCATTGTGAAAGCCAGGGTTTTACATGTCCCTAACACTTCAAAGCGTTATGTTTGCGTTGCtaatgtattatttaaaatcaCGGCCTGtttataaaagagaaagagCATGCTTTAGTGTGGGAGAACCAAGATGCAGCATAGAGGTTGAACATTGACTTGGGAAGCACTGATTTTCCAGGCTCCATGTGCCAGTGCTGTTTTTTCCAGTTGAATGCTGCTGGTAACTAGCTCCATGGCAAAGCGCATCTTTGCAGAGGTGCTTGGTGGAATCCCAAATACAACTGAGCTCTGAGTTTTAAGGTAGATAGCTGGGAGGCCTCACACCTCTTGCCTGATCCCCTGCAGGCATGCCTGGCATGTGgctcctctctttccttacATGTGTCTCCAGAAGAGTATCCTCACTTTTTGCTCACTACCACCCTACCTTTAGCCCTCACTGATGTTTCTTGCAACCCTTTGAGATTCCTCTAAAAAAAGAGGGAGCAGTAGCATCAATCTCCTGCCCAAGGCCAGTGCTTGCTAAAGCAGTGCACATGGCTTTGCTCAGTCCTAGGGAGGGGGAATGGTTCTGGGAAGCTGGGGAGACAGAAAAGTTAAAAGCGGAAAGCTTTGTGTTGGCACAGCTCAGTAGTCATGCAGTTTGGTTTCTACCTGGGATAACTGCACTGATAGCACAAGCTGCAGTGATGCAGGAAGCCCAGCCCAGGTGTCCCCACCATTACAAACACCCAGCACTTGAGTCCCTGGGACTGCAAAGTCTCTTACAAAACAGCCAGGCAGTTTTTACAAATtagcaaaaactgctttagcCCCATCTCACCTCCAATCTGTGACTTCAGCTATGCAGTGCTCATGAGGAACCCATCAAAGGCTCCATAAAGACACCTAAAATTAGCGCTTCTGTGGctaaaatttcatttaatttgaaatCTATTATTatcttggacttttggttaatCTCCCACATGAAATAAGACTTAAAATATCAGTTCTTCTTCCtgaattaaaagggaaaaaagaagcaaaaaaagcagcatagcTGCTCCAGGATGGAGCAGTGCATTCTTgggctgctggggcaggctgagGTGAGCAAGGGTTGTGGGCTGATTTAGAAAGCAAACCATGACATTGGCACTGCTGCTTGAAAAGCACTTGAAAGTCCTCTGGGAAGGACATGGGTCCATGGGCATTGTGCAGAGACCAGTGGGGCAGTTCTCATGTTCCTGCTCTTCCTGGCAGATCTTCCCTGATGTGGAGGGATGGCCCTTCCCACGGTACCTGGGTTCCTGTGGGCGGCTGGTGGTCAGTGCCAGCACCCGGCCCCTGCGCGACTTCTTTGGTGCAGCCCCCGAGGTGGCCGCTGACCTGGCCCTCCAGCTCCTTGCTGTCCTCCGCTCCATGGGCACCAACGACCTCAACTATTTCTTCTACTTCACCCACGTGGATGCTGGCACCTTCGGTGTGTTTAGCAATGGGCATCTGTTCATCCGGGATGCCAGCACGCTGGGGATCATCGACAAGGAGGAAGGTACTCAGCAGGCTCCGTCTGTCGCTGGAGTTCTTAGCAAGGCAGGGGAAACAAATCTTTCACCTGCTGCGCTTGGCTCTGCTGATgattgttgtggttttttttttttgcaatcaGCCAAACATCACTTGCtaaattaaataatgaaaaattcacGGGAGATTTTCTGACAGCACAAGcatcagcagctcctgccatccTGGCTCTGGATCAGGAAGGCTACAGGCAATTTATTTGTGCAGTCAGTGGTTTAGTGACCAACCATGGGCCCTTTCGTCCTGCCCCGCCATCTCTGCGCTGGCATCAGCATTCAGTGTGTACAGTGCTCAAGGCTCTCATTTGAAGTCCTCCTAAATCACCTCTTCTAAAACTTTTGCCACACAGGTGTCAGTATTTGCAAGTAGAAATTTCATAACTTCATTTGTTTTGGGtcaaatcatggaatggtttgggttggaagggacctgtaAGATCTAGtaccaacgcccctgccatgggcagggacaccttccactagaccaggttgctcaaagccgtatccaacctggccttgaacactgccagggatggggcagccatagcttctctaggaaacctgtgccagagcctcaccaccctcacagtaaagattttttcctaatatctaatctaaatgtaccctctttcatcttaaagccattcctccttgtcctgttgctacatgcccttgtaaaaagtccctctccagatttcttgcaggccccttttaggtattggaagacagTTataaggtctctctggagccttctctactccaggctgaacaagcctgtGAAACTCTTTTTTAGGTGTATTTATCACATTAactacaaataataataattattattataacaaCAAAATCCCCCCTTTGTCATTTTTATACAAAATCAAGGGTTGCTATTCACTTTGCACAGGTTACATTTGTCTGCTCCTGAAAGTAGAGCTAGTCAGACTATTCCTCCAATAATTCATTCTGAATGTTCAAATTTTGAAAAGGCCTTTGCTCAACTTGCACATTCAGCTGAGCAGATCTCAAATATTCAGAAGCAGCTGTCAGAGAATTTTCcactgggtttctttttctcatcctAGCAGCTATTACTGTGAACTCCACCTAGATGAGCTGTTGTTGCAATTTAATGATTTTGGGTAACATGGAAAAATTATGGGTCTGGCTATCTGTGGTAATTTTTGTAGGAACTCCACTTTTTAGGTTAGTATTCCAGTTCTCATTTTTTCTGCATCAGTTTGACTTGAGAGACTCCAAATCTTCTGTCAGGCAGTTCTGCAGAGCTCCGTCATTCagaaaaacatatatatttcaGGAGTGAGGAAATTGGCCCACATAGAGCTATAGCTCACAGTACTGCGTGGTGAAAGATAGCTGTATCCTTCAGATAGTAACTAACCCCATGTTAATACAGAGGTACAGACATATGTGATTATCCAAGATTTCACTACTGTGTTTCTAACAGCTGCTTTAATTGTCCCTAATAGGGAGCCATCTGATTGACGACCAACAAGAATATAAAGATATATTTAGCTGTTTGACTGTGGACTGCCAGTCTGCATTTGTGTCCTGTAACTCCATTGGAGAGAAGCACAGCCTTGTCATGGTGTGTCAAGAGCTTTTGCCTAAGCTCCTGAAGGGGAAATTCCTGCAACCCGTGCAGGAGAAGATAGACAGCTTCCTGCAGCACTGCGCCGATGGCCTCGCCGATGACCAGGGTGTCAGTGGGGCGGTTGCAAAGCTGGCAGAGCTCCTGAAACCTCTGCGGTCTTGTGATTCCCGTTTTGCCTACCGCTATCCTGACTGCAAATACAGTGACAAATACTGATGGCTTTGGAAGAGTCCCCTGGGAAGGACTGGGGCAGTGTCAGCCCCTTGCCAGTGCGGGAAGCAAGAAGGAACCAGCATAGCAGGAAGGAGCTACACCGAATATGGGACTTCCTTATGAAGGCACAGGAGAAGGAAGCATAGTGCACGAGGGATTTATTGTTCATCTCCCAGAGATGCATTTGTTACATGGGATGTTAAACATGATGTAAGGTGTAAGGATTATTAGCATTATCATGAGTGACAGAGGCTACAGGATTAATAAAACTCATGCACATATTTCGGCCTTGGAAGAGTTTTCCATGctattcattaaaaagaaaccttcTGAAGGCAGCATGGTCACAACTAACTAGATAGAAGAGCTTTACTGCCAAGAAAGTCTTTCTGATTGAGATGATATATACATAATGTAGGATGGATGGAAGCATCGAAGACTTCCCTTGTGGGGATTTTTAATGCCATAGATA
This Lathamus discolor isolate bLatDis1 chromosome 4, bLatDis1.hap1, whole genome shotgun sequence DNA region includes the following protein-coding sequences:
- the DIPK2B gene encoding divergent protein kinase domain 2B, encoding MGRWICYICSRVADSLMMLLVLALSCNPSTAAIASPSAPHVKPSYSFGRTFLGLDKCNACIGTSICKKFFKEEIRFDTWLSSHLKLPPSYLLSYSGNYTDDAKSWRMVDITRLTSKYQHDRADKRICTSLLKTKTCSLEHALRRTQRFQKWLRAKRLTPDLVQGLSSPMLRCPSQRLLDRIVRRYAEVPDAGSIYMDHLTDRDKLRLLYTLSVNSHPILLQIFPDVEGWPFPRYLGSCGRLVVSASTRPLRDFFGAAPEVAADLALQLLAVLRSMGTNDLNYFFYFTHVDAGTFGVFSNGHLFIRDASTLGIIDKEEGSHLIDDQQEYKDIFSCLTVDCQSAFVSCNSIGEKHSLVMVCQELLPKLLKGKFLQPVQEKIDSFLQHCADGLADDQGVSGAVAKLAELLKPLRSCDSRFAYRYPDCKYSDKY